From Deferribacter autotrophicus, the proteins below share one genomic window:
- a CDS encoding tetratricopeptide repeat protein, with translation MKKLISIVILIFIVLSCSDKKKELVQDNKTKNLPINSVIEIKKETISKGNQLFLDGKYQEALRFYEKGVKENRSVAYYNIGVSYYLLGDLEESEKYFKLAIDDDKNFKEAYINLVAVLIQENKVDEAEKYIQFLEGYKDLKTYINLANLYLKKGSTAKSYYYFQKAMEIDEKNEFVRASYGNFLISIEEVDKGIEILSKIKKKGYDEYYNLAKAYFYKKDYRKSIDNVKKAIDLKKTEQALKLLAENYNKIQDYILEATVLSQLIEISNKPEFRYRYALALYKSGDFSKAKEVVTALINEFPNESRYYKLKYDILINERKYNEALQVVKNAYTNLKSSFFRYLYIRHLLLYFDNVKKAYQLIKNVKEEDDYILLSKAIYYAKIGKFQIANNYLSNISNKGSDYYLLVSYILLKQRDYKRALENIEKISRYENRYYLYKFIALWNLGYFDALLTLSKERLNYLKYNRELPKVSFKLKSSIYDIGFFYRYDGKFEDILRLFLFPLVIDPNESIEFLTLGYKLLQDNENLKAIIELKKSANFNNGIMYNNKGVDYFLNGDFYKAINYFQKAAKYLKNNPFVTYNLGIGYLALGDLKKAYYYFDNSLLNNRFILYSYLGKAVVFYLRGEATRIISQYDLVINNYDEAVNSVNYPHIFLLAKYFAMIGLGKYDDVIFEISNSKSEFNYELFVGKLAQFMKEGQVGVFDKDEFSVIYHFECFDELLRKDFSLTGDRVCKNYKLYSNLYLSKRNMYNFSNKMDKYELAQYIMYNLAINQLDNVLKGLKILSRKDFRYSKLYEISLYYFLLKKDFVNAEASYTALEKLKFKNLFTQYYRMLYFLLNYNEKRLIKEINSFIKEYPVDYRGLMVDTLLSFKNNNLKKVLDDLISMKNIEPKINEKVNLEILIDDI, from the coding sequence ATGAAAAAGTTAATAAGTATCGTTATATTAATCTTTATTGTTTTATCATGTTCTGATAAAAAAAAAGAGCTTGTTCAGGACAATAAAACCAAGAATTTACCAATAAACTCTGTAATCGAGATAAAAAAAGAAACAATTTCAAAAGGGAATCAACTTTTTCTAGATGGTAAATATCAAGAAGCATTAAGATTCTATGAGAAGGGTGTAAAAGAGAATCGTTCAGTAGCGTATTACAATATTGGTGTTAGTTATTATTTGTTGGGGGATTTAGAGGAGAGTGAAAAATATTTTAAATTAGCCATTGATGATGATAAAAATTTTAAAGAAGCATACATAAACTTGGTTGCTGTTTTAATTCAAGAAAATAAAGTGGATGAGGCTGAAAAATACATACAGTTTTTAGAAGGTTATAAAGATCTTAAAACGTATATAAACCTTGCTAATCTTTATCTTAAGAAAGGAAGTACAGCGAAATCTTATTATTACTTTCAAAAAGCAATGGAGATTGATGAAAAAAATGAATTTGTTAGAGCAAGCTATGGAAATTTTTTAATAAGTATAGAAGAGGTAGATAAAGGTATCGAGATTTTATCTAAGATAAAGAAAAAAGGTTATGATGAGTATTATAATTTAGCTAAAGCATATTTCTACAAAAAAGATTATCGCAAATCCATTGACAATGTAAAAAAAGCAATTGATTTAAAAAAAACAGAACAGGCATTGAAACTTCTTGCTGAAAATTACAACAAAATTCAAGATTATATCCTTGAAGCTACGGTTTTATCTCAATTGATTGAAATAAGCAACAAACCTGAATTCAGATACAGGTATGCCTTAGCTCTTTACAAAAGTGGTGATTTTTCAAAAGCAAAAGAGGTTGTTACCGCATTGATTAATGAATTTCCGAATGAATCAAGATATTATAAGCTAAAATATGATATTTTGATAAATGAACGTAAATACAACGAAGCATTACAAGTGGTAAAAAATGCCTATACAAATTTAAAATCATCTTTTTTTAGATATTTGTATATCAGACATTTATTACTTTACTTTGATAACGTAAAAAAAGCCTATCAGTTGATAAAAAACGTAAAAGAAGAAGATGATTATATCTTGCTGTCAAAAGCAATTTATTATGCTAAAATTGGAAAATTTCAGATTGCAAATAACTATCTGTCAAACATATCTAATAAAGGAAGTGATTATTATCTTTTAGTAAGCTATATTTTATTGAAACAAAGAGATTATAAAAGAGCTTTAGAGAATATAGAAAAAATAAGTAGGTATGAAAATAGATATTATCTTTACAAATTTATTGCGCTATGGAATTTGGGTTATTTTGATGCACTTTTGACACTTTCAAAAGAGAGGCTTAATTATTTAAAATACAATAGGGAGCTTCCAAAAGTAAGTTTCAAACTTAAATCAAGCATATACGACATTGGCTTTTTTTATAGATATGATGGGAAGTTTGAAGATATTTTAAGATTGTTTCTTTTTCCCCTTGTGATTGATCCTAATGAGTCAATTGAATTTCTAACTCTTGGTTATAAGTTATTGCAGGATAATGAAAATTTAAAAGCTATTATTGAGCTGAAAAAATCCGCGAATTTTAATAATGGAATAATGTATAACAATAAAGGTGTTGATTACTTTCTAAATGGTGATTTTTATAAGGCAATAAATTACTTTCAAAAGGCTGCAAAATATTTGAAAAACAATCCTTTTGTGACCTATAATTTAGGAATAGGTTATTTGGCTTTAGGTGATTTGAAAAAAGCCTATTATTATTTTGATAACTCACTTTTGAATAATAGATTTATTTTGTATTCATACCTTGGAAAGGCTGTTGTTTTTTATCTAAGGGGTGAAGCTACCAGGATAATTTCTCAATACGATTTAGTGATTAATAATTATGATGAGGCTGTAAATAGTGTTAATTATCCCCACATATTTTTACTCGCAAAATATTTTGCAATGATTGGTCTTGGGAAATATGATGACGTAATTTTTGAAATATCAAATAGTAAAAGTGAGTTCAATTATGAATTGTTTGTTGGTAAGCTTGCTCAATTTATGAAGGAGGGGCAAGTAGGGGTATTTGATAAAGATGAATTCAGTGTAATATATCATTTTGAATGTTTTGATGAATTGTTAAGAAAAGATTTTAGTTTAACAGGTGATAGGGTATGTAAAAATTATAAACTTTATTCTAACTTATATTTATCAAAAAGAAATATGTACAATTTTTCAAACAAAATGGATAAATACGAACTTGCTCAATATATTATGTACAATCTGGCAATTAATCAATTGGATAACGTATTAAAAGGTCTCAAGATTTTATCGCGTAAAGATTTTAGATATTCAAAGCTTTATGAGATAAGTTTATATTACTTTTTACTTAAAAAAGATTTTGTAAACGCAGAGGCATCATACACAGCTCTAGAAAAACTAAAATTTAAAAATTTGTTCACTCAGTATTACAGGATGCTTTATTTTCTTTTAAATTACAATGAAAAACGCTTGATTAAAGAGATTAACTCTTTTATAAAAGAGTATCCCGTGGATTACAGAGGGTTAATGGTTGATACACTTTTATCTTTTAAGAATAATAACTTAAAAAAGGTGTTGGATGATTTGATATCAATGAAGAATATCGAACCAAAAATAAATGAGAAAGTTAATTTGGAGATATTAATTGATGATATTTAG